The following coding sequences are from one Eucalyptus grandis isolate ANBG69807.140 chromosome 11, ASM1654582v1, whole genome shotgun sequence window:
- the LOC104424923 gene encoding mannan endo-1,4-beta-mannosidase 2, which produces MYHKSSRMSTGQRLMYPILGIASCIAFIYVSFSDLSFGDYHAEQKMDFVRRNGTHLVVDDGKMFYVNGWNSYWLMDQAVDEYSRPRVRAMFQTGSKMGMTVCRAWAFNDGDYNALQISPGRFDERVFRALDYVIAEARRHEIRLLFSLVNNLEAYGGKTQYVKWAWEEGIGLSSSNDSFFYDPSIRQYFKDYVKVILTRKNTITGVEYRNDPTIFGWELINEPRCMTDNSGDTLQDWIVEMSAYVKSIDKNHLLTVGLEGFYGPNSPKKPTVNPGEYFSLLGSDFIRNSEIQNIDFASAHIYPDHWFKNQDFEEELKYVALWTRSHIDDGDRILRKPIMFTEFGYSTLNKDFDPSKRDRFFKTIYDVIYKSAKKQGAGAGSFVWQFWVGGMEKYNDDFGIVPWERPETYKLITQHSCRMARIRGSAELKGNLKELCSQ; this is translated from the exons ATGTACCACAAGTCATCGAGAATGTCGACGGGGCAGCGGTTGATGTACCCGATTCTCGGCATCGCGTCCTGCATAGCTTTCATCTACGTTTCGTTCAGTGATCTGAGCTTCGGCGACTACCATGCAGAGCAGAAGATGGACTTCGTGAGACGGAATGGGACTCATCTCGTGGTGGATGACGGTAAAATGTTTTATGTGAATGGTTGGAACTCGTACTGGTTGATGGATCAAGCGGTGGATGAGTACAGCAGACCCAGGGTCCGAGCCATGTTTCAGACCGGTTCGAAGATGGGCATGACCGTTTGCCGAGCTTGGGCCTTCAACGATGGAGACTACAATGCGCTCCAGATTTCACCTGGACGGTTTGATGAGCGAGTCTTTAGG GCATTGGATTATGTCATTGCAGAAGCCAGACGGCATGAAATCAGGTTGCTTTTTAGCTTAGTTAATAACTTGGAAGCATATGGTGGCAAGACTCAGTATGTCAAGTGGGCGTGGGAAGAAGGCATTGGTTTAAGCTCGTCAAATGATTCATTCTTCTATGATCCTTCTATTCGGCAGTACTTCAAAGATTATGTCAAG gtTATCCTAACAAGGAAGAACACCATTACTGGAGTTGAATATAGGAATGATCCCACCATTTTTGGATGGGAGTTAATAAATGAGCCACGTTGCATGACAGATAATTCGGGTGATACTCTTCAG GATTGGATTGTGGAAATGTCAGCATATGTAAAATCAATTGACAAGAACCATCTGCTGACTGTGGGCCTTGAGGGATTTTATGGTCCCAATAGTCCGAAAAAGCCAACTGTGAACCCTGGAGAGTACTTTTCACTACTTGGATCTGATTTCATTAGGAATTCTGAGATACAGAACATTGATTTTGCCTCTGCGCATATCTATCCAGACCATTG gtttaaaaatcaagattttgagGAGGAGTTGAAATATGTCGCATTGTGGACGCGCTCTCACATTGATGATGGTGATAGGATACTGAGGAAGCCAATCATGTTCACTGAGTTTGGTTATTCGACTCTAAACAAGGACTTCGATCCTTCAAAACGAGACAGGTTCTTCAAAACCATTTATGATGTGATATATAAATCAGCGAAGAAACAGGGAGCTGGAGCGGGTTCTTTTGTGTGGCAATTTTGGGTGGGAGGAATGGAGAAATATAACGATGATTTCGGTATCGTTCCCTGGGAGAGGCCAGAGACCTACAAGCTGATTACACAACATTCATGCAGAATGGCCAGAATTCGGGGATCGGCTGAGCTTAAGGGTAATTTGAAGGAGTTGTGTTCACAATGA
- the LOC104424924 gene encoding uncharacterized protein LOC104424924, producing the protein MVEGSQESPSPKRLSSPLPLPDTVLPWVMSRRRTWVLLFLIVNVVLCCCVLNLENLIFSWYRCQQSSSWWTALEASALLGAAFWALSTAAALTVAVPAIAVAWITVVVGLAFSGKSQRTLLVEGRKASREIAWCICKNSFKEGRVVGVVCAVLGFFALFKKG; encoded by the coding sequence ATGGTTGAAGGATCACAAGAATCTCCGTCTCCAAAGCGGTTGTCGTCGCCGTTGCCGTTGCCGGACACGGTCCTTCCGTGGGTTATGAGCCGAAGGAGGACATGGGTGCTTCTCTTCTTGATAGTAAACGTCGTTCTCTGCTGCTGTGTATTGAACTTGGAGAATCTCATCTTCTCTTGGTATAGATGCCAGCAATCATCGTCTTGGTGGACCGCTCTGGAAGCGTCGGCCCTTCTCGGGGCGGCTTTCTGGGCGCTGTCGACCGCGGCCGCTCTCACCGTGGCCGTGCCGGCGATTGCAGTGGCTTGGATAACCGTCGTTGTAGGCTTGGCCTTCTCCGGGAAGTCCCAAAGGACTTTGCTCGTCGAAGGCAGGAAGGCGAGCAGAGAGATCGCCTGGTGTATCTGCAAAAACTCGTTCAAGGAAGGTAGAGTCGTGGGCGTGGTTTGTGCCGTTTTAggtttttttgcacttttcaagAAGGGTTAA
- the LOC104424925 gene encoding probable serine/threonine-protein kinase At1g54610, with the protein MGCMYSKSSAVDDSRESPKDRVSSSRRLSEVKTSRLDSSRRENGFRARDKVGDVSVMLIDKKVNGSARFCDDQIEKKSDRLQKQRRERAEAAAAADHPGAGRVPKAVEGEQVAAGWPVWLSAVAGEAIKGWLPRRADTFEKLDKIGQGTYSSVYKARDVTNNKIVALKRVRFDNHDAESVKFMAREIHILRMLDHPNVIKLEGLITSRMSCSLYLVFEYMEHDLTGLVSRPDVKFSEPQIKCYMKQLLSGLDHCHKHGVLHRDIKGSNLLIDNNGILKIADFGLASVFDPHQTAPLTSRVVTLWYRPPELLLGASRYGVEVDLWSTGCILGELYTGKPILPGKTEVEQLHKIFKLCGSPSDDYWRRLHLPHAAVFKPPQPYRRCVAEIFKELPPVALGLLETLISVDPSQRGTAAFALRSEFFTASPLPCDPSSLPKYPPSKEIDMKLREEEARRRGAAGGKNELEKRGTKDSRTNSAYYPNAGQLQVKQCHSNANGRSEIFGPYQEKTVSGFLVAPPKQARVSKETRKDYAEQPDRASFSGPLVPGPGFSKAGKELGHSITVSRNTNLSTLSSLVTSRTGDNKQKSGPLVSESANQASRYSGPIREMEPVRKQDRRSHVRTNIDYRSREDGNSSTKEPALYGRGSAGNKIYVSGPLLVSSNNVDQMLKEHDRRIQEHARRARFDKARVGNNHPQAAVDSKLVSMHDAG; encoded by the exons ATGGGTTGCATGTATTCTAAGAGTTCAGCGGTTGATGACAGCCGAGAGAGTCCCAAAGACAGAGTATCGTCTAGTAGGCGATTATCAGAGGTGAAAACTTCAAGATTGGATTCATCGAGGAGAGAGAATGGGTTCAGGGCAAGAGATAAGGTGGGTGATGTGAGTGTTATGTTGATCGATAAGAAAGTGAACGGGTCTGCTAGGTTTTGCGATGATCAGATTGAGAAGAAGAGTGATCGTCTtcagaagcagaggagagagagagcggaagCAGCTGCGGCGGCTGATCACCCTGGCGCTGGTCGGGTCCCCAAGGCGGTAGAGGGCGAGCAGGTGGCAGCCGGGTGGCCGGTGTGGCTGTCCGCGGTGGCAGGAGAGGCCATCAAGGGATGGCTTCCGCGACGGGCGGACACTTTTGAAAAGCTGGACAAA ATTGGCCAAGGAACTTACAGTAGCGTGTACAAGGCACGTGATGTCACTAATAACAAAATTGTGGCTCTGAAAAGAGTGCGGTTCGACAACCATGATGCTGAGAGCGTCAAGTTCATGGCGAGGGAAATCCATATCTTGCGTATGCTTGATCATCCTAATGTTATAAAGCTGGAAGGCTTGATAACTTCAAGGATGTCCTGTAGCCTGTACCTTGTTTTCGAGTACATGGAGCACGATCTTACTGGACTTGTGTCGCGGCCTGATGTAAAATTTTCTGAGCCACAG ATCAAATGTTACATGAAGCAGCTTCTAAGCGGTCTCGATCATTGTCATAAACATGGGGTCCTACACCGGGACATAAAGGGCTCGAACCTTCTCATTGACAACAATGGCATCTTGAAGATTGCGGATTTTGGTTTAGCCAGCGTCTTTGATCCTCATCAGACCGCTCCGCTGACAAGCCGGGTGGTAACTTTATGGTACCGACCACCTGAACTTTTGCTTGGAGCTTCTCGCTATGGAGTTGAGGTGGATTTGTGGAGTACCGGCTGTATACTAGGTGAACTCTATACTGGCAAGCCTATATTGCCAGGGAAAACAGAG GTGGAgcaattgcataaaatttttaagCTTTGCGGTTCACCGTCTGATGATTACTGGAGAAGATTGCATCTTCCCCATGCAGCTGTTTTCAAGCCTCCACAACCTTATCGACGATGTGTCGCGGAGATATTCAAAGAACTCCCTCCAGTTGCTTTGGGCCTCTTAGAGACCTTAATCTCTGTAGATCCTTCACAAAGAGGGACAGCAGCTTTTGCTCTCAGGAGTGAG TTCTTTACAGCAAGTCCCCTTCCTTGTGATCCTTCAAGTCTGCCCAAATATCCACCAAGCAAAgaaattgacatgaaattgcggGAGGAGGAAGCAAGACG GCGTGGAGCAGCTGGAGGAAAGAACGAGCTTGAAAAGAGAGGAACCAAAGATTCACGAACAAATTCTGCATATTATCCTAATGCAGGACAATTGCAG GTCAAACAATGCCATTCCAATGCAAATGGCCGAAGTGAAATTTTTGGCCCTTATCAAGAGAAAACTGTGTCTGGGTTCTTGGTTGCACCCCCTAAACAGGCGCGAGTTTCcaaggaaacaagaaaagattACGCAGAGCAACCAGATAGAGCTTCATTCTCGGGACCACTAGTTCCAGGTCCCGGATTCTCCAAGGCTGGAAAAGAACTTGGCCATTCAATCACTGTCTCAAGAAACACCAATCTATCAACACTGTCGAGTTTAGTCACTAGTAGAACCGGAGATAACAAACAAAAATCTGGTCCTTTAGTGTCAGAATCAGCAAACCAAGCAAGCAGATATTCAGGACCCATAAGGGAGATGGAGCCTGTGAGGAAGCAGGACCGTAGGAGTCATGTGCGGACGAATATTGATTATCGTTCGAGAGAAGATGGAAATTCCAGTACCAAAGAACCTGCTCTG TACGGACGTGGGTCTGCAGGAAACAAGATCTACGTCTCAGGCCCGTTGCTCGTCTCATCAAACAATGTGGATCAGATGCTCAAAGAGCATGACCGTCGAATCCAAGAACATGCCAGGAGAGCACGGTTTGATAAGGCTAGAGTGGGCAATAATCATCCCCAAGCAGCCGTCGACTCTAAGCTCGTGTCCATGCACGATGCCGGGTAG